One genomic window of Sulfurovum lithotrophicum includes the following:
- a CDS encoding nitrous oxide reductase accessory protein NosL has translation MKKTILSLLLCSGIGIAGTSFNTKVLLLDQNASDPVYQLPLKKYEKWLCEAELKNKKKVQFVSVKAMMQAYQHQEYFIKHHLLPTGIKTMYVQDFISGQRVDATKAVYVFGSRLTGPHGDDLIPFASEENAKLFMMKHGGTKILPFSKLSKGLIRYLDM, from the coding sequence ATGAAAAAAACTATTTTAAGTCTGTTGCTGTGTAGCGGTATAGGTATTGCAGGGACATCCTTTAACACGAAGGTTCTGTTGCTTGACCAGAATGCATCGGATCCTGTCTATCAGCTACCGTTGAAAAAATATGAAAAATGGCTTTGCGAAGCAGAACTGAAAAACAAAAAAAAGGTACAGTTCGTTTCAGTCAAAGCGATGATGCAGGCCTACCAGCATCAGGAGTATTTCATCAAGCATCATTTGCTGCCGACCGGTATCAAAACGATGTATGTGCAGGATTTCATCAGCGGACAGAGAGTGGATGCTACCAAAGCGGTCTACGTCTTTGGAAGCAGGCTTACGGGACCGCATGGTGATGATCTCATCCCCTTTGCATCGGAAGAGAATGCCAAACTCTTCATGATGAAGCATGGAGGAACCAAAATCCTGCCGTTTTCAAAGTTAAGCAAAGGTTTGATCCGGTATCTGGATATGTGA
- a CDS encoding ABC transporter permease, translating into MENSAFLHFLTLLLFKQKSKHIGAVLISVIIIFLLSAVLFLSSSLQHSLLSALHKQGDFTVTRVQAGKPVNTPVEWVDKILDINGVTQVASRIYGRYFFAPREKSFLVVGIDFFDEQNNQALQTLLKDVDLKRFLSKDSMLVGEGVRKFLQAHYFKDDFTFKTPKGTFKKVNIYQTLPRQADLMANDMIIMPIDLAREIFGLGEDEVTDITFNVPNDAEWDNIISKLHLLFYDVRVIEKREVKKAYENLYNYKGGLFLILYLVSIVTFMLILYQRYSMVYSTERKEIGILRAVGWSIKDILKLKFYENLVIVLVSFTLGVVLAYLYVFVWDAPLLSHIFLGGSNLANHVTFIPVVKFGVLGSIFLFYAVPFLAAVLIPAWKIAVTPPKEAML; encoded by the coding sequence ATGGAAAATAGTGCTTTTTTACATTTTTTGACCCTTTTGCTGTTTAAGCAAAAAAGCAAACATATCGGAGCAGTACTGATCTCAGTGATCATCATTTTTCTCTTAAGTGCCGTGCTGTTCCTCTCTTCGTCTTTACAGCATTCTCTTTTGTCTGCACTCCATAAGCAGGGAGATTTTACTGTGACCAGAGTACAGGCAGGAAAACCTGTCAATACGCCTGTTGAGTGGGTAGATAAAATACTTGATATTAACGGTGTTACACAGGTGGCATCCCGGATATACGGAAGATACTTCTTTGCTCCGAGAGAAAAGTCTTTTTTGGTGGTCGGTATAGATTTTTTTGACGAACAGAACAATCAGGCACTGCAAACACTTTTAAAAGATGTGGATTTGAAACGTTTTCTGTCCAAAGACAGCATGCTGGTAGGCGAGGGTGTCAGGAAGTTTCTTCAGGCGCACTATTTCAAAGATGATTTTACGTTTAAAACACCCAAAGGCACATTTAAAAAAGTAAACATCTATCAAACACTCCCCCGGCAAGCCGATCTTATGGCTAACGATATGATCATTATGCCTATAGACCTGGCAAGAGAGATCTTTGGTCTGGGAGAAGATGAGGTGACCGATATTACCTTTAATGTTCCCAATGATGCTGAATGGGACAATATTATCAGCAAACTGCACCTTCTCTTCTATGATGTTCGTGTCATAGAAAAAAGAGAAGTGAAAAAAGCCTACGAGAACCTCTATAACTACAAGGGAGGACTCTTCCTGATCCTCTATCTGGTAAGCATCGTCACCTTTATGCTGATACTGTATCAGCGGTATTCCATGGTTTATTCTACAGAGCGAAAAGAGATAGGGATCCTTCGTGCGGTAGGCTGGAGTATTAAAGATATTTTGAAATTGAAATTTTATGAAAATCTGGTGATCGTTCTGGTAAGTTTCACACTGGGGGTGGTATTGGCATACCTGTATGTATTTGTATGGGATGCACCATTATTGAGCCATATTTTCCTGGGAGGCTCCAACCTTGCCAATCATGTTACCTTTATACCGGTTGTCAAGTTTGGGGTACTGGGGTCGATCTTTCTTTTTTATGCAGTTCCGTTTTTGGCAGCAGTATTGATCCCTGCATGGAAGATTGCAGTGACACCCCCCAAGGAGGCAATGCTTTGA
- a CDS encoding ABC transporter ATP-binding protein produces the protein MIMVVLENVNKIYNEGTPRAFEALKSIDLEVSEGECVVLSGVSGSGKSTLLSLIAALDKPSRGKIAVNGELISKLPDLHASAYRAKTIGVIFQHFNLLESLSVEENVIVPLINSGFDMRTIKALADKSMELAAISHKASQEVKALSGGEKQRCAIARALIHEPKLILCDEPTANLDRANSLKFIEILQSLHDMGKTIIVATHDPLFEGLPFVSKVVHMEDGRIVKNER, from the coding sequence ATGATAATGGTTGTATTGGAAAATGTCAATAAAATCTATAATGAAGGTACTCCCCGGGCTTTTGAAGCACTTAAATCCATTGATCTGGAAGTAAGTGAAGGAGAATGTGTTGTGCTAAGCGGGGTCAGTGGAAGTGGAAAATCAACACTGCTCTCACTGATTGCTGCACTTGATAAGCCCAGTAGAGGAAAGATTGCTGTGAATGGAGAGTTGATCTCAAAACTGCCTGATCTGCATGCTTCTGCCTATCGTGCAAAAACCATAGGCGTGATCTTTCAGCACTTTAATCTTTTGGAGTCACTCAGTGTAGAAGAGAATGTGATCGTTCCGCTGATTAATTCCGGATTTGATATGCGGACGATCAAAGCGTTGGCGGACAAGAGTATGGAACTGGCAGCGATTTCACACAAAGCATCCCAGGAGGTCAAGGCACTTTCCGGCGGCGAAAAACAGCGTTGTGCGATCGCCAGAGCATTGATCCATGAACCTAAACTCATCCTTTGTGATGAGCCTACTGCCAATCTTGACAGAGCCAATTCTCTTAAGTTCATAGAGATACTCCAATCATTACACGACATGGGTAAAACGATCATCGTTGCCACACATGATCCTTTGTTTGAAGGACTTCCTTTTGTGAGCAAAGTGGTACATATGGAAGATGGCAGGATAGTGAAGAATGAGCGATAG
- a CDS encoding nitrous oxide reductase accessory protein NosL produces the protein MLKIIFIALWSIVFLFADQSSAIKAMKLAQKGERIAKVMCDQSKLPQATGTVETIKKEIKASLACRHLSSSKLEAVAYYLQQGSVKEKSRHLTVPADAKCPVCGMFVSKYPKWAAMMKHDGKVYYFDGVKDMMKYYIFDGDFPYDRTHISEMIVSDYYTIEEIPAKKAFYVLDADVFGPMGHELIAFKDKKSAQTFMAEHHGKAIVRFDEITDKMVMALDGIEQ, from the coding sequence GTGTTAAAAATTATTTTTATAGCATTATGGAGTATTGTATTTCTCTTTGCAGATCAGAGTAGTGCTATCAAAGCAATGAAACTCGCCCAAAAAGGTGAACGCATTGCCAAAGTAATGTGTGATCAAAGTAAACTTCCTCAGGCAACAGGTACTGTAGAGACGATAAAAAAAGAGATCAAAGCTTCTCTCGCCTGCAGGCATCTATCCTCTTCCAAACTCGAAGCTGTAGCCTATTATCTACAGCAGGGGAGTGTAAAAGAAAAGAGTCGTCATCTGACAGTACCTGCAGATGCAAAATGTCCGGTATGCGGTATGTTCGTTTCAAAATATCCAAAGTGGGCTGCCATGATGAAACATGATGGCAAAGTCTATTATTTTGATGGGGTAAAAGATATGATGAAATATTATATCTTCGATGGAGATTTTCCGTATGACCGTACCCATATCTCTGAAATGATTGTAAGTGATTACTATACCATAGAAGAAATCCCTGCCAAAAAGGCTTTTTATGTGTTGGATGCAGATGTATTCGGCCCGATGGGGCATGAGCTTATTGCATTTAAGGACAAAAAGAGTGCACAAACATTCATGGCTGAACATCATGGTAAAGCCATCGTGAGATTTGATGAGATTACCGATAAAATGGTCATGGCATTAGACGGAATAGAACAGTAA
- a CDS encoding ABC transporter permease: MKNLFLIAYLDVKESLRSKWFYVYSVVFGGLMALFFITGVSDSVVMGFTGLSRMLLIFIQVTIIILPIFILITTVKSISGDRESNVLEYMLSFPVSLNDYYWGKMLGRFLTVFMPVFLALILGVIFGLFKGGEMPWRMVFLYSTLLFSLSFVFLGLAFFLSTIVKSTDIALGSSFVVWIAMLAFIDIALMGLMLQNRMSDGLIVTLAMLNPIEVFRIGAISLFDPELTVIGPVAYYLLDTLGSTFLMIYAIIYPIIIGAFLAYFGYIAFRKKDLL; encoded by the coding sequence ATGAAAAATCTTTTTCTGATAGCTTACCTGGATGTAAAAGAGTCGCTGCGCTCCAAATGGTTTTATGTCTATTCGGTGGTATTTGGTGGACTAATGGCACTCTTTTTCATTACGGGTGTTTCCGACTCTGTGGTAATGGGTTTTACTGGTCTCAGCCGTATGTTGTTGATCTTTATTCAGGTAACGATCATAATTCTGCCTATTTTTATACTGATCACCACAGTCAAGTCGATCTCGGGAGACAGGGAAAGCAATGTGCTGGAATATATGCTCTCATTCCCTGTATCGTTGAACGATTACTACTGGGGCAAGATGTTGGGACGTTTTTTGACAGTCTTTATGCCGGTCTTTCTTGCGCTGATTCTCGGCGTCATCTTCGGTCTTTTTAAAGGCGGAGAGATGCCATGGCGTATGGTATTTCTTTACTCTACGCTGCTTTTTTCTTTGAGTTTTGTCTTTTTGGGCTTAGCATTCTTCCTCTCAACTATCGTCAAGTCAACGGATATTGCATTGGGGAGTTCTTTTGTCGTATGGATAGCTATGCTGGCATTCATCGACATTGCACTGATGGGACTGATGCTGCAGAACAGAATGAGTGACGGATTGATCGTTACACTGGCCATGCTCAACCCCATAGAAGTGTTCCGGATAGGGGCTATTTCGCTCTTCGATCCTGAATTGACGGTTATCGGGCCTGTAGCCTATTATCTGCTTGATACACTCGGATCGACATTTTTGATGATCTATGCGATTATTTATCCTATTATCATAGGTGCATTTTTGGCTTATTTTGGCTATATTGCTTTTAGAAAAAAAGATCTTTTATAA
- a CDS encoding beta-ketoacyl-ACP synthase II, which yields MRRVVVTGLGMINSLGLDKESAFSAIIEGKCGINTIELFDPSNQTAKIASEVRDFDPLTVMDAKETKKADRFIQLGLKAAAEAMEDAKISDDIDRERFGVASASGIGGVPNIEKNSVICENRGPRRISPFFIPSSLVNMLGGFVSIYQNLKGPNLSSVTACAAGTHAISEAAKSIMVGTADKMLVVGAESAICPVGVGGFAAMKALSTRNDDPQTSSRPFDADRDGFVMGEGAGALVLEVYEDAVARGATIYGELIGFGESGDANHITTPTMDGPLRAMQGAYKMAGEPKVDYVNAHGTSTPVNDKNETAALKVLFGGKENCPPVSSIKGQVGHCLGAAGAIEAVVSLMAMRDGVLPPTINYTTPDENCDLDYVPNKARKANLNVVMSNSFGFGGTNGVVIFKKI from the coding sequence GTGAGAAGAGTAGTAGTAACAGGTTTGGGAATGATCAATTCTCTTGGACTTGATAAAGAAAGTGCATTTTCCGCGATCATTGAGGGTAAATGTGGCATCAATACCATAGAGTTGTTTGATCCTTCCAATCAAACAGCCAAGATCGCGAGTGAAGTAAGAGACTTCGATCCTTTGACTGTTATGGATGCTAAAGAGACAAAAAAGGCCGACAGATTCATACAGCTTGGTCTCAAAGCCGCTGCGGAAGCAATGGAAGATGCAAAGATCTCTGACGATATCGATAGAGAGAGATTTGGTGTTGCTTCTGCTTCAGGGATTGGTGGAGTACCGAATATAGAAAAAAACTCAGTGATCTGTGAAAACAGGGGCCCCAGAAGGATCTCTCCGTTCTTCATTCCATCCTCTCTGGTCAATATGCTTGGCGGTTTTGTTTCGATCTATCAAAATCTCAAGGGCCCCAATCTCTCTTCCGTGACGGCTTGTGCTGCCGGAACACATGCCATTAGTGAAGCGGCAAAGTCTATTATGGTCGGGACTGCTGATAAAATGCTGGTAGTGGGTGCGGAATCCGCGATCTGTCCGGTAGGTGTAGGTGGATTTGCAGCCATGAAAGCGCTTTCGACAAGAAACGATGACCCCCAGACTTCTTCCAGGCCGTTCGATGCGGACCGGGACGGTTTTGTTATGGGTGAAGGTGCCGGCGCGCTGGTGCTTGAAGTCTATGAAGATGCTGTGGCACGCGGGGCTACTATCTATGGAGAACTTATTGGATTTGGTGAGAGCGGTGATGCCAACCATATCACAACACCAACCATGGATGGTCCGCTTCGTGCTATGCAGGGTGCCTATAAAATGGCAGGAGAGCCTAAGGTGGATTATGTGAATGCACATGGTACCTCCACGCCTGTAAATGACAAAAATGAAACGGCAGCCCTTAAAGTGCTCTTTGGCGGTAAAGAGAACTGTCCTCCGGTCAGTTCCATCAAAGGACAGGTAGGTCACTGTCTTGGTGCAGCAGGTGCTATTGAAGCGGTCGTTTCACTTATGGCGATGAGAGACGGTGTACTGCCTCCAACGATCAACTATACAACACCGGATGAGAACTGTGATCTTGATTATGTCCCCAATAAGGCAAGAAAAGCAAATCTCAATGTGGTTATGAGCAATTCTTTCGGATTTGGCGGCACGAACGGTGTAGTTATCTTTAAAAAAATATAA
- the dbpA gene encoding ATP-dependent RNA helicase DbpA: MTAFSTILNIPKALLGTLETLGFSTMTEIQQQSIGPILEGKDILAQSKTGSGKTLAFGIPAAIRTNVETNKPQTIVITPTRELAEQVAMELRKIAAYKANLKILTLYGGVPLRAQAGSLAKGAHILIGTPGRIQDHLAKGTLTLESIKTLVLDEADRMLDMGFYDEIVKIGSNMPKNRQTLLFSATFPPKIEALAKALLKNPLTIKVDTVQEAMKINELVYETADKFKTLNALIGSYKPDSLLIFCNTKAEVISLADRLQQRGHSVIDIHGDLDQRERNEAVILFSNHSKRIMVATDVASRGLDIKNISLVVNYDLPFDKEVYTHRIGRTGRADASGMAISLYAPNDSEKCSWITSQAKKADPSELRVDANFKMLSEFDSLCLNGGKKTKLRAGDILGTFCKEIGINHTEIGKITITDTKAYIALHHTVVDKVLKALKRVKIKKKKYIAWRVD, encoded by the coding sequence ATGACAGCATTCAGCACTATATTAAACATACCAAAAGCCCTTTTAGGTACTCTTGAAACACTCGGTTTCAGTACAATGACAGAGATACAGCAACAGAGTATCGGCCCGATACTCGAAGGCAAAGATATCCTCGCACAGTCCAAGACCGGGTCGGGGAAAACACTGGCGTTCGGTATTCCTGCCGCCATACGTACCAATGTAGAGACAAACAAACCACAGACCATTGTCATCACCCCTACCAGAGAACTGGCAGAGCAGGTTGCCATGGAACTCAGAAAAATCGCTGCCTACAAAGCCAATCTCAAGATACTGACACTCTACGGAGGAGTACCGCTGCGGGCACAGGCGGGCTCTCTGGCAAAAGGAGCGCATATCCTCATAGGAACACCAGGACGTATACAGGACCACCTTGCCAAAGGAACATTGACACTGGAAAGCATCAAAACCCTGGTACTCGATGAAGCGGACCGTATGCTCGATATGGGATTTTATGATGAAATTGTAAAAATTGGCTCCAATATGCCAAAGAACAGGCAGACACTGCTCTTCTCGGCAACTTTTCCTCCCAAGATAGAAGCTCTGGCAAAAGCCCTTCTTAAAAACCCACTGACCATTAAAGTCGATACCGTGCAGGAAGCAATGAAGATCAATGAGCTTGTCTATGAGACAGCGGACAAGTTCAAAACACTCAATGCCCTCATAGGGTCCTATAAACCAGACTCACTTCTCATTTTCTGCAACACAAAGGCAGAAGTCATTTCTCTGGCAGACAGACTGCAGCAGCGTGGCCACTCAGTCATTGATATACACGGAGATCTTGACCAGAGAGAACGTAATGAAGCGGTCATTCTCTTCTCCAACCATTCCAAAAGAATTATGGTTGCTACAGATGTCGCTTCTCGAGGACTTGACATTAAAAATATCTCACTGGTGGTCAACTATGACCTGCCTTTCGACAAAGAGGTCTATACGCACCGTATCGGACGAACAGGACGTGCCGATGCCTCCGGTATGGCAATATCTCTCTACGCTCCCAATGACAGCGAGAAGTGTTCCTGGATCACTTCTCAGGCAAAAAAAGCAGACCCCAGTGAACTTCGTGTCGATGCAAACTTTAAAATGCTTTCCGAGTTTGATAGCCTCTGCCTCAATGGAGGGAAGAAGACCAAGTTACGCGCAGGGGATATACTGGGAACATTCTGTAAAGAGATAGGCATCAATCATACGGAGATAGGAAAAATCACTATCACTGATACTAAAGCATATATCGCTTTACATCATACTGTGGTCGACAAAGTTCTGAAAGCCTTGAAGAGAGTGAAGATCAAAAAGAAAAAGTATATTGCCTGGAGAGTAGATTAA
- the accA gene encoding acetyl-CoA carboxylase carboxyl transferase subunit alpha, giving the protein MATYLDFESKIEKIQHEIVSAHAIANLEAVEKYQKELEKEVEKTFGSLSDYQKLQLARHPDRPYSLDYIKLLMDDAYEIHGDRAFRDDPAILCYIGWIGGQKTMLIGEQKGRGVKNKIKRNFGMPNPEGYRKALRAVRLAEKFDIPVLMLIDTPGAYPGLGAEERGQSEAIARNLFEFSATKVPMVSIVIGEGGSGGALAIGVADKLAMLRYSVFAVISPEGCSAILWNDPSKVETATKALKITPSDLLEHKLVDDVLDEPLIGAHRDKVTTAEAIKTYFLESVKALRELSLDEMLDQRYKRLTAVGAYSEK; this is encoded by the coding sequence ATGGCAACCTATCTGGATTTTGAGAGTAAAATAGAGAAGATACAACACGAGATCGTATCTGCTCATGCCATTGCCAACCTGGAAGCGGTAGAAAAATATCAGAAAGAGCTTGAAAAAGAGGTCGAGAAGACCTTTGGTTCTCTGAGTGATTATCAAAAACTTCAACTGGCGCGTCACCCGGACAGACCCTATTCACTTGATTATATCAAACTGCTGATGGACGATGCCTATGAGATACACGGTGACCGCGCTTTTCGTGACGACCCTGCCATTTTATGTTATATCGGATGGATCGGCGGACAGAAAACCATGCTGATCGGCGAACAAAAAGGGCGTGGTGTCAAGAACAAGATCAAACGCAACTTTGGGATGCCCAATCCCGAAGGATACAGAAAAGCGCTTCGTGCGGTGAGACTGGCTGAGAAGTTCGATATACCGGTATTAATGCTCATTGACACCCCGGGTGCCTACCCCGGTCTGGGTGCGGAAGAGAGAGGGCAGAGTGAAGCAATCGCAAGAAATCTTTTTGAATTTTCCGCAACCAAAGTGCCCATGGTCTCTATTGTCATAGGTGAGGGTGGTTCAGGCGGTGCACTTGCTATCGGTGTAGCTGACAAGCTTGCCATGTTGCGTTATTCGGTTTTTGCCGTTATCTCTCCCGAGGGCTGTTCTGCGATCCTATGGAATGATCCTTCCAAGGTAGAGACGGCAACCAAAGCATTGAAGATCACACCAAGTGATCTTCTGGAACATAAACTGGTCGATGATGTACTTGATGAACCGCTTATCGGTGCGCACCGTGACAAGGTCACCACAGCTGAAGCCATTAAAACATACTTCCTGGAAAGTGTCAAAGCACTCAGGGAACTCTCTCTTGACGAGATGCTGGATCAGCGATACAAGAGATTGACAGCTGTTGGCGCTTATTCTGAAAAATAA
- the acpP gene encoding acyl carrier protein → MALFDDVKEVVVEQLNVSPDEVKEDSKFVEDLGADSLDVVELVMALEEKFDIEIPDDQAEAIATVGDAIKFIENV, encoded by the coding sequence ATGGCATTATTTGATGATGTAAAAGAAGTAGTTGTAGAGCAACTGAATGTGAGCCCGGATGAGGTAAAAGAAGATTCTAAATTTGTAGAGGACCTTGGGGCGGACAGTCTTGATGTCGTTGAATTGGTAATGGCACTTGAAGAGAAGTTCGATATCGAAATTCCTGACGATCAGGCAGAAGCAATCGCTACTGTCGGTGACGCGATCAAGTTCATCGAAAACGTATAA
- a CDS encoding DedA family protein, with protein sequence MIHEIAATLVETIGGMGYWGIFLLMFLESTFFPFPSEIIMIPAGYLAYKGEMNVYLVVLIGILGSVGGALFNYYLAMHFGRRFLLKYGKYFFIKAETLDRLEAFFAKHGELSTFNGRLIPGIRQLISLPAGLARMNLIRFSLYSALGAGIWVVVLVALGYLLGSNEQLISEYLHTATLIALISVAFITLFYIVRHKRREEILDGD encoded by the coding sequence ATGATACACGAAATAGCCGCTACCCTTGTTGAAACAATAGGGGGTATGGGCTACTGGGGTATCTTCCTTCTGATGTTCCTTGAGAGCACTTTCTTCCCTTTCCCCAGTGAAATTATTATGATACCGGCAGGTTACCTTGCCTATAAAGGTGAGATGAATGTGTATCTTGTTGTACTTATCGGTATCTTAGGCTCTGTAGGTGGGGCACTTTTCAATTACTATCTCGCTATGCACTTCGGCAGACGATTCCTCTTGAAATACGGTAAATACTTTTTTATCAAAGCAGAGACACTGGATAGATTGGAAGCATTTTTTGCCAAACATGGAGAACTCTCCACCTTCAACGGAAGACTGATCCCCGGTATCAGGCAGCTGATCTCTCTTCCTGCCGGACTGGCACGTATGAATCTCATACGTTTTTCTCTCTATTCGGCACTGGGTGCTGGTATTTGGGTGGTCGTTCTTGTTGCTCTCGGATACCTTCTGGGTTCAAATGAGCAACTGATTTCCGAGTATCTCCACACGGCGACGTTAATCGCACTTATCAGTGTTGCATTTATCACACTTTTCTATATTGTACGGCACAAACGGAGAGAGGAGATACTCGATGGGGATTAA
- a CDS encoding PAS domain-containing protein — translation MKRPEPINEEIELKNNVYIESDTDLKGIITYVNDYFAEISRYTKEELIGQPHSIVRHPDMPRILFKILWDRIQNGHNFIAAVKNLAKDGRYYWVFTDFDILRDENGEPVGYKASRKKISKHVTDVLDPIYKKLVEVEKEGGMEASEKYLTDFLTSHGEDITVDNMLEEIHRLY, via the coding sequence ATGAAAAGACCAGAACCCATCAATGAAGAGATAGAACTTAAAAACAATGTCTATATAGAGAGTGATACCGATCTGAAGGGTATTATCACGTATGTGAATGACTACTTTGCAGAGATCTCTCGCTATACCAAAGAGGAGCTTATCGGCCAGCCGCACAGCATTGTTCGGCATCCAGATATGCCAAGAATACTCTTTAAGATACTCTGGGACAGGATACAGAACGGCCATAACTTTATCGCCGCAGTCAAAAATCTTGCCAAGGACGGGAGATACTATTGGGTATTTACCGATTTCGACATACTCAGAGACGAAAATGGAGAACCGGTTGGATACAAAGCGTCAAGAAAGAAGATATCCAAACATGTGACCGATGTGTTGGATCCGATCTATAAAAAGCTGGTAGAAGTGGAAAAAGAGGGCGGGATGGAAGCTTCCGAAAAGTATCTGACAGATTTTTTGACATCTCATGGAGAGGATATCACTGTTGACAACATGCTTGAGGAAATTCATAGACTTTATTAA
- a CDS encoding nitrous oxide reductase accessory protein NosL, translated as MKKLLFVLLALGAMINFSHAEMKCAAGKCGAAMKQVGHPKKMMKMFQAVPKGKATLLQEGKAKVFCPECGMTLPMFYKTNHAATVDGKVKQYCSIHCMVEDMQKGSKLTNIKVVDVTSLKFIPAEKAFYVVGSRKKGTMTAVSKYAFASKAEAAAFAKANGGKVTDFKGALEAAKAEFAKDSKMIAKKQAMMAQKGKMMYGKMCQETDKKFASTAEAKAFIIDNKLCKGLNGKQLQAVGLYLKNR; from the coding sequence ATGAAAAAATTGTTATTTGTTTTATTGGCATTGGGAGCAATGATAAACTTTTCACATGCTGAAATGAAATGTGCGGCAGGTAAATGTGGAGCTGCAATGAAACAGGTAGGTCATCCAAAAAAAATGATGAAAATGTTTCAGGCGGTACCCAAAGGCAAAGCAACACTTTTACAAGAGGGTAAAGCAAAAGTATTTTGTCCTGAATGTGGTATGACACTTCCAATGTTCTATAAGACAAATCATGCAGCAACGGTAGATGGTAAAGTAAAGCAGTATTGCTCTATTCACTGTATGGTTGAAGATATGCAAAAAGGTTCAAAATTAACCAATATTAAAGTCGTAGATGTAACAAGTCTTAAATTCATCCCTGCAGAAAAGGCTTTCTATGTTGTAGGAAGCCGTAAAAAAGGTACGATGACAGCAGTGAGTAAATATGCCTTTGCCAGTAAAGCAGAAGCAGCAGCCTTTGCAAAAGCAAACGGTGGAAAAGTGACCGATTTCAAAGGGGCATTGGAAGCTGCCAAAGCAGAGTTCGCCAAAGACAGTAAAATGATCGCAAAAAAGCAGGCAATGATGGCACAAAAAGGTAAAATGATGTATGGTAAAATGTGTCAGGAAACCGATAAGAAGTTTGCGTCTACGGCTGAAGCCAAAGCATTCATCATAGACAATAAACTTTGTAAAGGTCTTAACGGTAAGCAGTTGCAGGCAGTCGGACTTTATCTGAAAAACAGATAA
- a CDS encoding YdcH family protein: protein MLHEYRDDIHELKQQNAHFAKIFEKHNELDQKVEDAEAGRIPLTDMELETLKKEKLLLKDEAYKMIMDYRKSKA, encoded by the coding sequence ATGTTACACGAATACAGAGATGACATACACGAACTGAAACAGCAAAATGCACACTTCGCGAAAATCTTTGAAAAGCACAATGAGCTTGACCAGAAAGTAGAAGATGCCGAAGCAGGCCGTATCCCATTGACAGATATGGAACTTGAAACATTAAAAAAAGAGAAGCTTCTTCTTAAAGATGAAGCCTATAAAATGATCATGGATTACAGAAAATCCAAAGCATAA